Within Bacillus sp. Marseille-Q1617, the genomic segment TGAGCTTTTAAAAGCCCAAAACCACAAGAAATTTTCAGAACGGGTACGCGTACTCGAGGCACGGCCGGGGGTTCTTGAATACTTGAAGGACGCGAAAGCCGAAGGACTAAGGATTGGACTGGCATCAAGCTCTAACAGAAAGTGGGTTTCGGAACATTTAACGAACCTTGATCTGATTGATTATTTTGAAACCATACGAACGGCAGACGATGTGGAATTCGTAAAGCCGGATCCTGCTTTATATCAGTTGGCTGCAGAAGACTTAGGTGTTACGCCGTCAGAGTGCATTGCCTTTGAAGATTCTGCAAATGGAGCATTGGCTGCTGTTGAGGCTGGTTTAACATGTATCATTGTCCCCAATCATACGACCCGGCATTTGAAGTTTCCAAATGTGAAACAAAGATTGAACTCCATGAGTGACGTATCTTTCTATCAACTGCTGGAAGAAATGAATATCCATTTTGGTAAGGAAAATAGGTAATTCATTTTGTACAATTATTCCCCGTAAACTTCATGAATTTCTACAATAAACTGTATGCGGTCTACATGTAAATCCCGGTACATGTAGACAAGTATCCCCTCTAAATAAAATAGGATTGCCACTTTATATACTTCTATTAATTTATTGTTCCTGCCCCCCTGCATGGTGGAGATTTAGTATGGAGGGAGGCAGGAACCGTTTTCTAAACCTTCATAAATGCTGTTATGTTTAGTCTTTCACAAACCAGGATAAACCCTCTATATGACTAACCATATAGGAGGCTTTTCAAAAATGGGAAGACTGAATCAGAAAATTACCGTGATCACAGGGGCGGCAACCGGAATCGGGGAAGCCACTGCCAATGTTTTTGCAGAAGAAGGGGCTGTCGTCATCTGCGCAGATGTGGATGAAGTGCAGGTGAGGAAGACGGCTGAACATATCAAGTCTGAGGGCGGAACGGCAGAAGCGTATCACCTCGATGTATCCAGCGAAGAGAGCGTGAAGAATTTTGCCGGGTATTTGAAGGACACGTACGGTAAAATCGATGTTCTGTTCAATAATGCAGGTGTGGATGAACAGGGAGGGAAGGTCCATGAATACCCTGTGGAGCTCTTTGATAAAATCATCGCGGTCGATCTGAGGGGGACTTTCCTCGTCAGTAAATATCTTATCCCATTGATGCTCGATAACGGGGGTTCCATCATCAATAACGCCTCGATGTCCGGCCATGCAGCCGACCTTGACCGCTCGGGTTATAATGCGGCAAAAGGCGGCATCATCAACTTTACGAAGGCGATGGCCATCGATTATGCACGCCACGGCATCCGGGTGAACTCCTTGTCTCCGGGTACGATTGAAACCCCGCTCATTGATAAACTCGTAGGCAGCAAACAGGACGAAATGGGCCAGAAATTCAGGGATGCCAACAGATGGATCACCCCGATGGGCCGCCTCGGCAGCCCGCGCGACATGGCAGCCGTCGCCCTGTTCCTGGCC encodes:
- a CDS encoding HAD family phosphatase, which translates into the protein MYKAVIFDFDGLILDTETLHVEIFEEMFNDHGIEFPFGDWIEHIGTKSNFTIFDLLERELASVKVDRELLKAQNHKKFSERVRVLEARPGVLEYLKDAKAEGLRIGLASSSNRKWVSEHLTNLDLIDYFETIRTADDVEFVKPDPALYQLAAEDLGVTPSECIAFEDSANGALAAVEAGLTCIIVPNHTTRHLKFPNVKQRLNSMSDVSFYQLLEEMNIHFGKENR
- a CDS encoding SDR family oxidoreductase — its product is MGRLNQKITVITGAATGIGEATANVFAEEGAVVICADVDEVQVRKTAEHIKSEGGTAEAYHLDVSSEESVKNFAGYLKDTYGKIDVLFNNAGVDEQGGKVHEYPVELFDKIIAVDLRGTFLVSKYLIPLMLDNGGSIINNASMSGHAADLDRSGYNAAKGGIINFTKAMAIDYARHGIRVNSLSPGTIETPLIDKLVGSKQDEMGQKFRDANRWITPMGRLGSPRDMAAVALFLASDDSAYVTGEDIKADGGIMAYTWPGKMLIEEDEWKKGTE